The following is a genomic window from Thioclava electrotropha.
GCCATTGCCATCTCGATTTCCCCGATTTCGACGGTGAGCGCGATGATATCATCGCACGCGCGAACGCCGCCGGAGTGACGCGGATGGTGACGATCTGCACCAAGCTGAAGAACGAGCCCTCCGTGCGGGCCATCGCCGAGGCGCATCGCGGCGTCTTCTACGCCGCAGGCACGCATCCGATGAGCGTGGCCGAAGAGCCGATGGCCACGGTGGACGAGCTGGTGGCGCTGGCGAAACACCCGAAATTTGTCGGCATCGGCGAGACCGGGCTCGATTATCACTACACCGCCGAGAGCGCCGAGGTGCAGAAAACCTCGCTTCGCCTGCATATCGAGGCCGCGCAGGAAACCGGCCTGCCGCTGATCATCCATTCGCGCGATGCCGACGAGGACATGGAAGCGATCCTGACCGAGGGGATGAAAGCCAAGCCCTATTCCTGCGTCATGCATTGCTATTCGTCTGGGCCGCGCCTCGCGCAGGTCTCGGTCGATCTGGGCTTTTACCTGTCGATGTCCGGCATCGCGACCTTCCCGAAAAGTCAGGAAGTGCGCGACATCTTCGCCGCCGCGCCGCTCGAGCGGATCCTCGTGGAAACCGACAGCCCCTATCTCGCGCCGCCGCCCTATCGCGGCAAGCGCAACGAGCCCGCCTACACGGCCCACACCGCGAAAGTCGGCGCCGATGTCTTCGGCTTGCCGCTCGAGGAATTCGCCGCCGCGACGCAGGCCAATTTCGACCGCCTGTTCTGGAAAGCCGCCGAGCATGGCGAGCGGGGGAGCATCGCTGCATGAGTCGGATGCGCTTCACGATCCTCGGCTGCGGCTCCTCGGGGGGCGTGCCGCGCCTTGGCAACAATTGGGGCGAGTGCGACCCGGCGAACCCGAAGAACCATCGGCTGCGCTGTTCGATGCTGGTCGAGCGGGTCTCGCAATCGGGCACCACGCGGGTGCTGATCGACACCACGCCCGACATGCGCCAGCAGCTGCTGACCGCGGGCGTGGGCGAGCTGGATGCGGTGGTCTACACCCACAGCCATGCCGATCACGTCCACGGGCTCGACGATCTGCGCCAGATCGTCTTCAACATGCGCACCCGCCTGCCCGTCTGGGCCGATTCCGACACCGAGGCCGCCCTGCTCGACCGCTTCGCCTATGCCTTCGTCCAGCCCTCGGACAGCAATTACAAACCGATCTGCGAGCTGAAATCGATCCATCGCGAGCGGCCCTTCCAGATCACCGGCGCGGGCGGCTCGATCGAGTTTCAGCCCTTCCGGGTCGAGCACGGCAATATCGACGCGCTCGGCTTCCGGATCGGCGGGCTGGCCTATCTGCCGGACGTCTCGGACATCCCCGAAGAGGCGTGGAAACATCTCGACGGTCTGGATTGCTGGGTGCTCGACGCGCTGCGCCGCACGCCGCACCCCACGCATGCGCATCTGGCCCGCGCGCTGGAATGGATCGAGCGTGCGCAGCCCGCGAGCGCGGTGCTGACCAACATGCATATCGACCTCGACCACGACACGGTCGCCGAGGAAACGCCGGATCACATTCGTCCTGCCCATGACGGGATGGTTCTGGATTTCGGCCTCTGATGAGTGTTCTGATCGACGTCATCCTGCCGGTCTTCCTCGTCATCGGCTTCGGCTATGTCGTGGCCTGGCGCGGGCTGTTCTCCGAAGGCGCGGTCGACGGGCTGATGCGCTTTGCGCAGAACTTCGCGGTGCCGGTGCTGCTGGCGCGCTCGATTGCCAATCTCGACCTGACGCAGAGCTATAACTGGGCGATGATGGCCGCGTTCTACTCAGGCGCACTGATCTCTTTCGCCATCGGCATCACCGGAGCGCGCATGATAGGCCGCAACGGCCCTGAGAGCGTCGCCATCGGCTTTGCCTGCCTGTTCTCGAATTCGCTGCTGCTGGGCGTGCCGATCACCGAGCGCGCTTACGGCACCGATGCGCTGTCGGGCAATTTCGCGATCATCTCGGTGCACTCGCCCTTCCTTTATACGATCGGCATCCTCGCGATGGAGATGGTGCGCTCGTCGGGCACCGGCACCTCGCTCGGGCGTGTCGGGCTCAACGCTCTCATCGGCGTGCTGCGGACGCCGCTGGTGATCGGCATCCTGACGGGCTTTGCGATCAAAATCCTCACCACGCTGACCGGCCAGCCCCTGCCCCATCCGATCCGCGAGGGGATGGATATGATGGCGCGCGCTGCGCTGCCTGCGGCCCTGTTCGGGCTGGGTGGCGTGCTCTATCGCTATCGTCCCGAGGGCGACGCGAAGGCGATCGCGATGGTCACCGGCCTGTCGTTGCTGCTGCATCCGGCGATCACCTATGGCCTCGCGCATTTCGCCTTCAAGGTGGACACGTCCGCGCTGCGTTCCGCCACGCTGACGGCGGCGATGGCGCCGGGGGTCAACGCCTATCTCTTCGCGAATATCTACGGGGTGGCGCGCAGGGTCGCGGCCTCGGCTGTGCTGATCGCGACGGCGCTGTCGATTCTGACGATCTGGGGCTGGCTCGCGATCCTGCCGTGAGGTTTTAGGGGCTCTGCCCCTTTGGCCTACGGCCATTCACCCCGGGATATTTAGGGCAATTGGAAGAAGGGCAGCTTACGCCTTGCGAACACGGATTACCACGTCGACGCGGGTGATCTCGGCGCCCTCAGGAGCCTGCGGGATCGAGGCGAGTTTCAGTTCCTCGGCCGGGGCATCCGACAGACGGTTGTCGTCTTCCCAGAAGAAATGCGGGTGGTCGTCCATGCGCGTGTCGAAATAGCTGCGCGCGCCATCCACCGTTATCTCATGCATCAGCCCGGCATCGCAGAACGCCTTGAGCGTGTTGTAGACGGTGGCGAGCGAGACCTTCTCCCCTGCGTCACACGCAGCGGCATAGAGGCTTTCGGCCGTGACATGACGATTTTCCCCATCGCCCACGAGCAATGTGGCCAGCGCCAGTCGCTGACGGGTGGGGCGCAGCCCGCCACGGCTCAGCCAGTCCTGCCCGCGGCGCTGTTCGGTCGAATTCGTCACAGCCATGTCATGTCTCCTCGGTACCTATATGAGACTTTTCCACTCAGGTTTCAATGCAACCGCGCAGGGGCGCGGCCTGTCACCGTCGCCCTTGCGCCACGCGGCCACGCGGTGATAGAGGGATGCAAAAGCACGCCAAAACCGGGAAGGAGCGCCGATGGCTGGGTTTCCGACGAGCTTCGGGAAAGAAGATCTTCTGAAATGTGCACGCGGGGAGCTGTTTGGCCCCGGCAATGCACAGCTTCCGGCGCCGCCGATGCTGATGATGGATCGCATCACCGACATCTCGGGCGATGGCGGCAAGCACGGCAAGGGTCATGTGGTCGCCGAGTTCGACATCACCCCGGACCTGTGGTTCTTCGAATGCCATTTCCCCGGCAATCCGATCATGCCCGGCTGCCTCGGTCTCGATGGCCTGTGGCAGCTGACCGGCTTCAATCTGGGCTGGCGTGGCTGGCAGGGTCGCGGCTATGCGCTTGGCGTGGGCGAGGTTAAGCTCACCGGCATGGTCCGCCCGGATCGTAAAATGCTGACCTACAAGGTCGATTTCACCAAGGCCATTCAGACCCGTCGCCTGACCATGGGTGTCGCCGACGGGATCGTCGAGGCCGACGGTGACGTGATCTACGAGGTCAAGGACATGAAGGTCGCGCTCTCCGAGAGCTGACCCCCATAGACAGACAAGACAGGAGGCCCGCATGCGCCGCGTCGTCATCACCGGTTTGGGCATCGTCTCGCCCATCGGCAACAATGCCGAAGAAGTCACCGCCAGCCTGAAAGCCGGCAAATCCGGCATCGTATTCGCCGAAGATTACGCCGAGCGCGGCTTCCGCAGCCAGGTCAAAGGCCAGCCGAAGATCACGCTCGAGGACCATATCGACAAGCGCAACCTGCGCTTCATGGGTCCGGGCGCGGCCTATAACTTCATCGCGATGGAGCAGGCTCTGGCCGATAGCGGTCTCGAAGAGAGCGACATCTCGAACCCGCGCAGCGGCCTGATCATGGGCTCGGGCGGTCCGTCCACCTCGAACTTCTTCGAGGCGCATCGCATCGTCATGGAGAAGGGTTCGCCCAAGCGGATGGGACCGTTCATGGTCACCCGCTGCATGAGTTCGACGAACTCGGCCTGTCTGGCCACGCCGTTCAAGATCAAGGGCGTGAACTACTCGATCACCTCGGCCTGCTCGACCTCGGCGCATTGCATCGGCAACGGCACCGAACTGATCCAGATGGGCAAGCAGGACATCGTCTTCGCCGGCGGCGGCGAGGAACTGGACTGGACGCTGAGCTGCCTCTTCGACGCGATGGGCGCGATGTCGTCGAAATATAACGACACGCCCGAGCTGGCCTCGCGCGCTTTCGACGCGACCCGCGACGGGTTCGTTATCGCGGGCGGCGGCGGTGTCGTCGTGCTGGAAGAGCTCGAGCACGCCAAGGCGCGCGGCGCGAAAATCTACGCGGAAGTCACCGGCTACGGCGCGACCTCGGACGGCCACGACATGGTGGCGCCGTCGGGCGAAGGCGGCGAGCGGTCGATGAAGCTCGCGGTCGGCACCCTGCCCGAAGGCCGCAAGATCTCCTACATCAATGCGCATGGCACCTCGACGCCCGCAGGCGACGTGACCGAAGTGCAGGCCGTGCGCCGCGTCTTCGGCGAGGAAAACGTGCCGAAGATCTCCTCGACCAAATCGCTCACCGGGCACTCGCTCGGCGCGACCGGCGTGCATGAGGCGATCTATTCGCTCTTGATGATGGAAAACAACTTCATCACGGCCTCGGCCAACATCACCGAGCTCGACCCGGAGATCAAACCCGAAGAGATCGCGATGGAGCGGATCGACAATGTCGAGTTCGACTCGGTCCTGTCGAACAGCTTCGGCTTCGGCGGCACCAACGCGTCGCTCGTGATGAGCAAGTATCGAGACTAACGGCAAGAACAAACGGCGACAGAAACGGCGGCAGGGACGGGAATGGCGGAACTGATGAAGGGTAAGCGCGGCCTCGTGATGGGGGTCGCCAACGAGCGCTCAATCGCTTGGGGGATCGCAAAGGCACTGGCCGAGCAAGGCGCGGAGCTTGCGTTCTCCTATCAGGGCGAAGCCTTCGGCAAGCGGGTCGAACCGCTGGCCGAGAGCGTGGGCTCGAAATTCCTGCTGGATGTGGACGTGAATGACGACGCCTCGATGGACGCCGCCTTCGCCAAGCTGAAAGAGGAATGGGGTTCGATCGATTTCGTCGTGCACGCCATCGCCTATTCCGACAAATCCGAACTCGCGGGCCGGTTCATCAACACCACCCGCGAGAACTTCAAGAACTCGCTGACGATCTCCTGCTACAGCTTCATCGACGTGGCCAAGCGTGCCTCGGAACTGATGAACGAAGGCGGCTCGATGATCACGCTGACCTATATGGGCTCACAACGCGTGACGCCCTATTACAACGTGATGGGCGTGGCGAAAGCGGCGCTGGAATCGGCAGTGCGCTATCTGGCAGCCGATCTGGGCCCCGACGGCATCCGCGTGAACGCGATCTCGCCCGGCCCGATGAAGACGCTGGCCGGTGCTGCGATCGGCGGCGCGCGCAAGACCTTCCGCCACACGGAGCACAATTCGCCGCTGCGCCATAACGCGACGCTGGAAGCGATCGGCGGCACGGCTGTCTATCTGCTCTC
Proteins encoded in this region:
- a CDS encoding TatD family hydrolase, translating into MTLPPEITDSHCHLDFPDFDGERDDIIARANAAGVTRMVTICTKLKNEPSVRAIAEAHRGVFYAAGTHPMSVAEEPMATVDELVALAKHPKFVGIGETGLDYHYTAESAEVQKTSLRLHIEAAQETGLPLIIHSRDADEDMEAILTEGMKAKPYSCVMHCYSSGPRLAQVSVDLGFYLSMSGIATFPKSQEVRDIFAAAPLERILVETDSPYLAPPPYRGKRNEPAYTAHTAKVGADVFGLPLEEFAAATQANFDRLFWKAAEHGERGSIAA
- a CDS encoding MBL fold metallo-hydrolase — encoded protein: MSRMRFTILGCGSSGGVPRLGNNWGECDPANPKNHRLRCSMLVERVSQSGTTRVLIDTTPDMRQQLLTAGVGELDAVVYTHSHADHVHGLDDLRQIVFNMRTRLPVWADSDTEAALLDRFAYAFVQPSDSNYKPICELKSIHRERPFQITGAGGSIEFQPFRVEHGNIDALGFRIGGLAYLPDVSDIPEEAWKHLDGLDCWVLDALRRTPHPTHAHLARALEWIERAQPASAVLTNMHIDLDHDTVAEETPDHIRPAHDGMVLDFGL
- a CDS encoding AEC family transporter, coding for MSVLIDVILPVFLVIGFGYVVAWRGLFSEGAVDGLMRFAQNFAVPVLLARSIANLDLTQSYNWAMMAAFYSGALISFAIGITGARMIGRNGPESVAIGFACLFSNSLLLGVPITERAYGTDALSGNFAIISVHSPFLYTIGILAMEMVRSSGTGTSLGRVGLNALIGVLRTPLVIGILTGFAIKILTTLTGQPLPHPIREGMDMMARAALPAALFGLGGVLYRYRPEGDAKAIAMVTGLSLLLHPAITYGLAHFAFKVDTSALRSATLTAAMAPGVNAYLFANIYGVARRVAASAVLIATALSILTIWGWLAILP
- the irrA gene encoding iron response transcriptional regulator IrrA produces the protein MAVTNSTEQRRGQDWLSRGGLRPTRQRLALATLLVGDGENRHVTAESLYAAACDAGEKVSLATVYNTLKAFCDAGLMHEITVDGARSYFDTRMDDHPHFFWEDDNRLSDAPAEELKLASIPQAPEGAEITRVDVVIRVRKA
- the fabA gene encoding bifunctional 3-hydroxydecanoyl-ACP dehydratase/trans-2-decenoyl-ACP isomerase, yielding MAGFPTSFGKEDLLKCARGELFGPGNAQLPAPPMLMMDRITDISGDGGKHGKGHVVAEFDITPDLWFFECHFPGNPIMPGCLGLDGLWQLTGFNLGWRGWQGRGYALGVGEVKLTGMVRPDRKMLTYKVDFTKAIQTRRLTMGVADGIVEADGDVIYEVKDMKVALSES
- the fabB gene encoding beta-ketoacyl-ACP synthase I; its protein translation is MRRVVITGLGIVSPIGNNAEEVTASLKAGKSGIVFAEDYAERGFRSQVKGQPKITLEDHIDKRNLRFMGPGAAYNFIAMEQALADSGLEESDISNPRSGLIMGSGGPSTSNFFEAHRIVMEKGSPKRMGPFMVTRCMSSTNSACLATPFKIKGVNYSITSACSTSAHCIGNGTELIQMGKQDIVFAGGGEELDWTLSCLFDAMGAMSSKYNDTPELASRAFDATRDGFVIAGGGGVVVLEELEHAKARGAKIYAEVTGYGATSDGHDMVAPSGEGGERSMKLAVGTLPEGRKISYINAHGTSTPAGDVTEVQAVRRVFGEENVPKISSTKSLTGHSLGATGVHEAIYSLLMMENNFITASANITELDPEIKPEEIAMERIDNVEFDSVLSNSFGFGGTNASLVMSKYRD
- a CDS encoding enoyl-ACP reductase FabI; amino-acid sequence: MAELMKGKRGLVMGVANERSIAWGIAKALAEQGAELAFSYQGEAFGKRVEPLAESVGSKFLLDVDVNDDASMDAAFAKLKEEWGSIDFVVHAIAYSDKSELAGRFINTTRENFKNSLTISCYSFIDVAKRASELMNEGGSMITLTYMGSQRVTPYYNVMGVAKAALESAVRYLAADLGPDGIRVNAISPGPMKTLAGAAIGGARKTFRHTEHNSPLRHNATLEAIGGTAVYLLSEYGACTSGEIISVDSGYHVMGMPAAENL